The following proteins are co-located in the Bacillus pumilus genome:
- a CDS encoding GNAT family N-acetyltransferase gives MVTLQPMSQTDYDSLMEEAIKRYAEEKVLAGTWEKEEALENAEDQFDRLLPEGLQTEHHELWNFLKGEEAIGWVWLCYDPNHPQQEGFIYNFILFEAYRGKGFAKQAIAALEEQAKSLGVQKLSLHVFAHNQIARALYEKTGFAETGIYMSKPL, from the coding sequence TTGGTTACACTACAACCGATGTCACAAACAGATTATGATTCATTGATGGAGGAAGCCATTAAGAGGTATGCAGAAGAAAAAGTGCTCGCAGGGACATGGGAGAAGGAAGAAGCACTTGAGAACGCAGAAGATCAATTTGATAGGCTGCTTCCAGAAGGTCTTCAAACAGAGCATCATGAGCTGTGGAACTTCTTAAAGGGAGAAGAGGCGATTGGCTGGGTTTGGCTTTGTTATGATCCGAATCACCCTCAACAGGAAGGATTTATTTATAACTTTATTTTGTTTGAAGCTTATCGAGGAAAAGGTTTTGCGAAGCAGGCCATTGCTGCATTAGAGGAGCAGGCAAAGTCATTAGGTGTGCAAAAACTCTCGCTGCATGTCTTTGCTCATAATCAAATTGCCCGTGCGTTGTATGAGAAGACGGGATTTGCGGAAACCGGCATTTACATGAGCAAACCCTTATAA